A genomic segment from Desulfonatronum lacustre DSM 10312 encodes:
- a CDS encoding DVU0298 family protein → MAHFKSMKRDFSIFLPLNDWRERLEPYLEQPPRKVLGPLFSLLLAPEPLLKWRAVSAFGVTVARLAEQDLESARVVMRRLMWNLNEESGAIGWGAPESMGESMARCPRLAVEFNRILISYAQEPTSGDGNYLDHEPLRRGVYWGMARLAEKQPDLVQRGRATFLELLRDEDAGKRALGLWGLGSVGNGPEVASAVRLLVDDHHVVVLYRNEQLREYGVNDLAREALNKVEA, encoded by the coding sequence ATGGCGCATTTCAAGTCCATGAAACGGGATTTTTCAATATTCCTGCCGCTGAACGACTGGCGGGAACGGCTGGAGCCTTATCTCGAGCAACCGCCCCGCAAGGTTTTGGGACCGCTTTTTTCTCTGCTCCTGGCCCCGGAACCGCTCTTGAAGTGGCGGGCCGTATCGGCTTTCGGGGTGACGGTGGCCAGGCTGGCGGAGCAGGACTTGGAGTCGGCGCGGGTAGTCATGCGCCGATTGATGTGGAATTTGAATGAAGAGTCCGGAGCCATTGGCTGGGGAGCGCCGGAGTCCATGGGCGAGAGCATGGCCCGGTGTCCCCGGCTGGCCGTGGAGTTCAACCGGATCCTGATTTCCTACGCCCAGGAACCGACGTCCGGCGACGGCAACTATCTCGACCACGAGCCGCTGCGGCGCGGAGTCTACTGGGGCATGGCCAGATTGGCCGAAAAGCAGCCGGATTTGGTTCAGCGGGGCCGCGCGACGTTTCTTGAGCTATTGAGGGATGAAGACGCGGGAAAACGGGCTCTGGGGCTATGGGGGCTGGGTTCGGTGGGAAACGGGCCAGAAGTCGCGTCCGCCGTGCGTCTTCTTGTCGACGACCACCATGTCGTCGTGTTGTACCGCAATGAGCAGTTGCGGGAATACGGCGTCAACGACCTTGCCCGGGAAGCCTTGAACAAGGTCGAAGCTTGA
- a CDS encoding ferredoxin, giving the protein MGWKITVDVDKCTGDGECVDVCPVEVYELQDGKAVAVNEEECLGCESCIEVCESNALTVEEV; this is encoded by the coding sequence ATGGGTTGGAAGATTACTGTTGATGTCGACAAGTGTACCGGCGACGGCGAGTGTGTCGATGTTTGCCCTGTTGAAGTCTATGAACTTCAGGACGGCAAGGCCGTTGCCGTGAATGAAGAAGAATGCCTGGGCTGTGAATCATGCATCGAGGTCTGTGAATCCAACGCCCTCACGGTCGAGGAAGTCTAG
- the dsrP gene encoding sulfate reduction electron transfer complex DsrMKJOP subunit DsrP has product MLEKALQGNKAYWGWIASLLVVIGIGFVFYVYQLQQGLGVTGLNRDVSWGLYIGQLTYMVGIAASAVMLVLPYYLHDHKAFGKLVIFGEFLAVSAVVVCLLFVVVDLGQPQRLMNVILYPTPNSVLFWDMVVLNGYLFLNIIIGWSVLHAVKKGVRPASWVKVLIYVSIPWAVSIHTVTAFLYAGLPGRYFWHDSLLAASFLSGAFAAGPALLLLILMIVQKVSDLKIPKEAIQTMTKIITYAWAINLFMVLLKIFSAYYSQYPAKMAAFDYMFGGYGGEQLMPWMWNFVFLGVVSLALLVIPSTRNNPVTMTIALIMVFVAGWIDKGLTLVIGGFIPNPFKVHTEYWPTIPEVFISVGVYAVGLLILTVLYKVALAVQRESAS; this is encoded by the coding sequence ATGTTGGAAAAAGCGCTACAGGGAAACAAGGCGTACTGGGGGTGGATCGCCTCGCTCCTCGTCGTCATCGGCATCGGTTTCGTCTTTTACGTTTATCAGTTGCAGCAGGGCCTGGGCGTCACCGGTCTGAACCGGGACGTCTCCTGGGGGCTGTACATCGGACAGCTGACCTACATGGTCGGCATCGCCGCCTCGGCGGTCATGCTGGTCCTGCCCTATTACCTGCACGACCATAAAGCCTTCGGAAAGCTGGTCATTTTCGGCGAATTTCTGGCCGTCTCCGCGGTGGTCGTCTGTCTGCTGTTCGTCGTGGTCGACCTGGGTCAACCGCAACGCCTGATGAACGTCATCCTCTACCCTACTCCCAATTCGGTTCTGTTCTGGGACATGGTGGTCTTGAACGGATATCTCTTCCTGAACATCATCATCGGCTGGTCGGTGCTGCACGCCGTCAAGAAAGGCGTTCGCCCGGCTTCCTGGGTCAAGGTCCTGATTTACGTGTCCATTCCCTGGGCCGTGAGCATCCATACGGTCACGGCGTTCCTGTACGCCGGTCTTCCCGGACGGTACTTCTGGCATGACTCGCTGCTGGCGGCCAGCTTCCTGTCCGGCGCCTTCGCGGCCGGTCCCGCCCTGCTGCTGTTGATTCTGATGATCGTGCAAAAGGTTTCGGATCTGAAGATCCCCAAGGAAGCGATTCAGACCATGACCAAGATCATCACCTATGCCTGGGCCATCAATCTGTTCATGGTGCTGTTGAAGATCTTTTCCGCCTACTACAGCCAGTACCCCGCAAAGATGGCCGCCTTTGACTACATGTTCGGAGGATACGGTGGAGAACAGCTGATGCCCTGGATGTGGAACTTCGTGTTCTTGGGCGTCGTGTCCCTCGCCTTGCTGGTCATCCCCAGTACCCGGAACAATCCGGTGACCATGACCATCGCCCTGATCATGGTGTTCGTCGCCGGCTGGATCGACAAGGGCCTGACCCTGGTCATCGGCGGGTTCATTCCCAACCCCTTCAAGGTGCATACGGAGTACTGGCCGACGATTCCCGAGGTGTTCATCTCCGTGGGCGTGTATGCCGTGGGTCTGTTGATCCTGACCGTCCTGTACAAGGTGGCCCTTGCGGTGCAGAGGGAATCCGCGTCGTAG
- a CDS encoding YkgJ family cysteine cluster protein, giving the protein MPSDFSPFFTKYEQLLKDVDKVFSTVKDQHPDCVTCTTGCSDCCHAVFDLPLIEALYLNHHFHGVLPKETKDQILTKADQADRTAYKLKFQAHKRQRSGEDTDAILEDMARERVRCPLLNSQDRCDLYAFRPITCRLYGIPQEVGGKARTCALSKFSPGAPYPTVHVDKIHRALAALSMELVASLNTKYNQMADMLVPPSMALLTVYDDEYLGLQKSSGCSSSGCSSSGCSPSGSSTGGCGPAKKDGCSCGPNECDPGSCEPCRK; this is encoded by the coding sequence ATGCCATCTGATTTTTCACCATTTTTCACGAAATACGAACAACTTTTGAAGGATGTGGACAAGGTTTTCAGCACGGTCAAGGACCAGCATCCGGACTGCGTGACCTGCACGACGGGATGCAGTGACTGTTGCCACGCCGTTTTCGACTTGCCCTTGATTGAAGCCTTGTACTTGAATCACCATTTTCATGGTGTTTTGCCCAAGGAAACCAAGGACCAGATTCTGACCAAGGCCGACCAGGCGGATCGCACGGCCTATAAATTGAAATTTCAGGCCCACAAGCGGCAGCGCTCCGGTGAAGATACGGATGCCATTTTGGAAGACATGGCCCGCGAACGAGTTCGTTGTCCGCTGCTCAATTCCCAGGATCGTTGCGACCTTTACGCATTCCGGCCCATTACCTGCAGACTGTACGGCATTCCGCAGGAAGTCGGCGGCAAGGCCAGGACGTGCGCGCTTTCCAAGTTTTCACCCGGCGCTCCGTATCCCACGGTCCATGTGGACAAGATCCACCGGGCACTGGCCGCGCTGAGCATGGAGTTGGTGGCTTCCTTAAATACGAAGTACAATCAGATGGCCGATATGCTCGTCCCTCCGTCCATGGCTCTGCTCACGGTATACGACGACGAGTACTTGGGGCTGCAAAAGTCCTCCGGGTGCTCCTCCTCCGGGTGTTCGTCATCCGGATGTTCGCCATCAGGGAGTTCGACGGGGGGTTGCGGTCCGGCCAAAAAGGACGGTTGCTCGTGTGGTCCGAACGAGTGTGATCCCGGGAGCTGCGAGCCATGTCGGAAATAG
- the dsrB gene encoding dissimilatory-type sulfite reductase subunit beta — protein sequence MAFISSGYDPKQPMKDRITDIGPKHYQEFLPPVLKKNYGKWLYHEILEPGILMHKAESGDEVYTIRVGSPRLMGVQTIREMCEIADKHCGGHLRWTTRNNVEFMVDSKDKVAPLKEDLLSRKHDGGSFKFPIGGTGAGMTNIIHTQGWVHCHTAATDASGTVKAVMDDLFEEFTHMRLPAQLRVSMACCVNMCGAVHCSDIGFVGYHRKPPIIDHNVLDQICEVPLAVAACPTAAIRPTKVDMPDGTKVNSVAIKNERCMFCGNCYTMCPALPLSDGKGGDGLIIMVGGKVSNRISNPKFSKVVVDFVPNEPPRWPTLVKKVRQIVDAYSKGAHKYERLGEWAERIGWERFFEVCDLEFTWHLIDDFRDPAYETWRQTTNFKF from the coding sequence ATGGCATTCATTTCCTCAGGATATGATCCGAAACAGCCGATGAAGGACCGGATCACGGATATCGGCCCCAAGCACTACCAAGAGTTCCTGCCGCCGGTTCTGAAAAAGAACTACGGCAAATGGCTGTACCATGAGATTCTGGAGCCCGGCATTCTGATGCACAAGGCCGAGAGCGGCGACGAAGTGTACACCATTCGCGTCGGCTCCCCGCGCCTGATGGGCGTACAAACCATCAGGGAAATGTGTGAAATCGCCGACAAGCATTGCGGTGGACACCTGCGCTGGACAACGAGAAACAATGTCGAGTTCATGGTGGACAGCAAGGACAAGGTCGCCCCGCTGAAGGAAGACCTGCTCAGCCGCAAGCATGACGGCGGCAGCTTCAAGTTCCCCATCGGCGGCACCGGCGCGGGCATGACCAACATCATCCACACCCAGGGCTGGGTGCATTGCCACACCGCGGCCACGGACGCTTCCGGAACGGTCAAGGCCGTGATGGACGACCTGTTCGAGGAGTTCACCCATATGCGCCTGCCCGCGCAGCTGCGCGTCTCCATGGCCTGCTGCGTGAACATGTGCGGCGCGGTGCACTGCTCGGACATCGGCTTCGTCGGCTACCACCGCAAGCCTCCGATCATCGACCACAACGTCCTGGACCAGATCTGCGAAGTGCCTTTGGCCGTGGCCGCCTGCCCCACCGCCGCCATCCGCCCGACCAAGGTCGACATGCCTGACGGCACCAAGGTCAACTCCGTGGCCATCAAAAACGAACGCTGCATGTTCTGCGGCAACTGCTACACCATGTGTCCGGCCCTGCCCTTGTCCGACGGCAAAGGCGGCGACGGCCTGATCATCATGGTCGGCGGCAAGGTGTCCAACCGGATCAGCAACCCGAAGTTCTCCAAGGTCGTCGTGGACTTCGTGCCCAACGAGCCGCCCCGCTGGCCCACGCTGGTCAAGAAAGTCCGCCAGATCGTGGATGCCTACTCCAAGGGCGCCCACAAGTACGAGCGTCTGGGCGAATGGGCCGAGCGAATCGGCTGGGAGCGCTTCTTCGAAGTTTGCGACCTGGAGTTCACCTGGCACTTGATCGACGACTTCCGCGATCCCGCCTACGAGACCTGGCGTCAGACCACGAACTTCAAGTTCTAA
- a CDS encoding dissimilatory sulfite reductase D family protein has translation MDDAAAKQAIIDGMKAKSKSKSKFYFKDLTAMVPEIKTLHAKKILGQMVNEEILEYWSSGSTTFYGLKGAGKQQAGEGE, from the coding sequence ATGGATGACGCAGCGGCAAAACAAGCCATAATCGACGGCATGAAGGCCAAAAGCAAAAGCAAGTCCAAATTCTATTTCAAGGACTTGACCGCCATGGTTCCGGAAATCAAAACCCTGCACGCCAAAAAAATTCTGGGCCAGATGGTCAACGAAGAAATTCTGGAATACTGGTCCAGCGGCAGCACCACCTTTTACGGCCTCAAGGGTGCCGGCAAGCAGCAGGCCGGCGAAGGCGAATAG
- the dsrO gene encoding sulfate reduction electron transfer complex DsrMKJOP subunit DsrO: protein MAINRRTFLKAAGLTTLAGVAGHAAMELLAPGALEASGAPKVGEYPEALTAKRWAMLIDTEKFTTAQVYQKCIDACHVLHNVPHIPGDQEIKWLWTDSFKHVFPDQQHALVPERIKNQPFMALCNHCDNPPCVRVCPTKATFKRDDGIVMMDMHRCIGCRYCMAGCPYGARSFNFWDPRPFIENIDPYYPTRMKGVVEKCTFCEDRLAKGQLPACVEASEGALIFGDLANEDSEVRRVLRERYSLRRKPSLGTDPHVFYLI from the coding sequence ATGGCCATAAATCGAAGAACCTTTCTGAAGGCCGCCGGGCTGACGACTTTGGCCGGCGTGGCCGGACACGCGGCGATGGAACTGCTGGCGCCGGGGGCGTTAGAGGCCTCCGGGGCTCCCAAGGTCGGTGAGTATCCCGAGGCCCTGACCGCCAAACGCTGGGCCATGCTCATCGACACGGAAAAATTCACCACGGCCCAGGTGTACCAGAAGTGCATAGATGCCTGTCACGTTTTGCATAACGTGCCGCATATTCCCGGCGATCAGGAAATCAAGTGGCTGTGGACAGACAGTTTCAAGCACGTCTTCCCGGACCAACAGCACGCTTTGGTTCCGGAAAGGATTAAAAATCAGCCTTTTATGGCGCTGTGCAACCATTGCGACAATCCGCCCTGCGTGCGGGTCTGCCCGACCAAGGCCACGTTCAAACGCGACGACGGCATCGTGATGATGGACATGCACCGCTGCATCGGTTGCCGGTACTGCATGGCCGGCTGTCCCTACGGCGCGCGCAGCTTCAATTTCTGGGATCCGCGGCCGTTTATCGAAAACATCGATCCCTATTACCCCACCCGGATGAAAGGCGTCGTGGAGAAATGCACGTTCTGTGAGGACCGGTTGGCCAAAGGGCAGCTTCCGGCTTGCGTCGAGGCCTCGGAAGGGGCGCTGATTTTCGGCGACCTGGCCAACGAGGACTCCGAAGTGCGCCGGGTGTTGCGAGAACGGTACAGCCTGCGTCGCAAGCCTTCCCTGGGGACCGACCCCCACGTCTTCTATCTGATATGA
- the dsrA gene encoding dissimilatory-type sulfite reductase subunit alpha, with the protein MAKHKTPLLDELEKGPWPSFVSDIKREAESRAKNEKGVEYQIPVDVCDDLLGVLELSYNDGETHWKHGGIVGVFGYGGGVIGRYCDAPEQFPGVAHFHTVRVNQPSGLYYTTDFLNKLCDLWEFRGSGLTNMHGSTGDIVWLGTTTPQLEEIFYELTHKLDTDLGGSGSNLRTPACCLGKSRCEYACIDAQDLCHDLTNEYQDFLHRPAFPYKFKFKMDGCPNGCVASIARSDLSFIGLWKDNIRIDQKAVKAYIGGEIPPNGGAHSGRDWGKFDIQKEIIDLCPTKCMWMEGDTLKINDKECNHCMHCINAMPRALRIGEDTGCAMLLGAKAPILDGAQMGTLVVPFIKCEAPYTEIKDLIEKLFEFWMEEGKNRERIGETMKRVGLYKILQVLEVEVDARVVQEPRTNPYIFWKEEEVPGGWDRQIADYRSRHKM; encoded by the coding sequence ATGGCGAAACACAAGACCCCGTTGTTGGACGAGCTGGAAAAAGGACCATGGCCCAGCTTTGTTTCCGACATCAAGCGGGAAGCGGAGTCCAGGGCGAAGAACGAAAAAGGTGTTGAGTACCAGATCCCGGTGGACGTCTGTGACGACCTGTTGGGCGTGCTGGAACTCTCCTACAACGACGGCGAGACCCACTGGAAGCACGGCGGCATCGTCGGCGTTTTCGGTTACGGCGGCGGCGTCATCGGCCGCTACTGCGACGCCCCCGAACAGTTCCCCGGCGTCGCGCACTTTCACACCGTCCGCGTCAACCAGCCTTCGGGTCTGTACTACACCACGGACTTCCTGAATAAGCTCTGCGACCTTTGGGAATTCCGCGGCAGCGGTCTGACCAACATGCACGGCTCCACCGGCGACATCGTCTGGCTGGGCACCACCACCCCGCAGTTGGAAGAAATCTTCTACGAACTGACCCACAAGCTGGACACCGACCTGGGCGGCTCCGGCTCCAACCTGCGCACCCCGGCCTGCTGTCTGGGCAAATCCCGTTGCGAGTACGCCTGCATCGACGCGCAGGATCTCTGCCACGACCTGACCAACGAGTACCAGGACTTCCTGCACCGTCCGGCCTTCCCCTACAAATTCAAGTTCAAGATGGACGGCTGTCCCAACGGCTGCGTGGCCTCCATTGCCCGCTCCGACCTGTCCTTTATCGGCCTGTGGAAGGACAACATCCGCATTGATCAGAAAGCGGTCAAGGCCTACATCGGCGGCGAGATTCCCCCGAACGGCGGCGCCCACTCCGGCCGCGACTGGGGCAAGTTCGACATCCAGAAGGAGATCATCGACCTCTGCCCGACCAAGTGTATGTGGATGGAAGGCGACACCCTGAAAATCAACGACAAAGAGTGCAACCACTGCATGCACTGCATCAACGCCATGCCGCGCGCCCTGCGCATCGGCGAGGACACCGGCTGCGCCATGCTCCTGGGCGCCAAGGCCCCGATCCTGGACGGTGCCCAGATGGGCACCCTGGTCGTTCCCTTCATCAAGTGCGAAGCCCCCTACACCGAGATCAAGGACCTGATCGAGAAGCTGTTCGAGTTCTGGATGGAAGAAGGCAAGAACCGTGAGCGCATCGGTGAAACCATGAAGCGCGTCGGCCTGTACAAGATCCTGCAGGTTCTGGAAGTCGAGGTCGATGCTCGCGTGGTTCAGGAGCCGCGGACCAACCCGTACATCTTCTGGAAGGAAGAAGAAGTGCCCGGCGGTTGGGACCGGCAGATCGCAGACTACAGAAGCCGACACAAAATGTAA
- a CDS encoding cobyrinate a,c-diamide synthase produces the protein MDTPPRLILAGLSGGAGKTILSLGLCRALTDLGLRVQPFKKGPDYIDAAWLGLAARRETSNLDPFMMPGDSLVRLFLRESATADMALIEGNRGLFDGKDTSGSCSTAELARLLQTPVVLIINCTKMTRTVAALVLGCRTFEPNLRLAGVILNRTAGPRHKTILRQCIEQYTDVPVVGILPKIKPDPIPERHMGLVSDQECAEAETTLRNLAAIARDCLDIEAIRAIAASASAVPLPDAPTGSSRGCCFTTGNDAEGGTEPQTGEHESHPPKETAESALQPPRQGKAKLAPLQGHTVRIGVVRDAALWFYYRENLEELRRNGAELVELSLLTPAPWPVIHGLYLGGGFPETQAEQLAQNEATRALVFRLAGQGLPIYAECGGFMYLGQSLICREIVYPMAGVFPVQTMLCAKPQGHGYTVAKVIHPNPFHAVGLEFTGHEFHYSKCVTPLPPDVSFSLEMQRGSGIDQNRDGLVFRNTFACYTHLHALGVPTWAVNFVAAARRYRENGPESDQT, from the coding sequence GTGGACACCCCTCCTCGCCTTATTCTGGCCGGTCTCAGTGGTGGAGCGGGTAAAACCATCCTTTCATTAGGCCTGTGTCGCGCCCTGACCGATCTCGGCTTGCGGGTCCAACCCTTTAAAAAAGGGCCGGACTACATTGATGCCGCCTGGCTCGGCTTGGCGGCTCGGCGGGAGACCTCCAATCTCGACCCGTTCATGATGCCCGGCGATTCGCTGGTACGGCTTTTCCTGCGGGAGTCCGCAACGGCCGACATGGCTTTAATCGAGGGCAACAGGGGGCTGTTCGACGGCAAGGACACCAGCGGTTCCTGTTCCACCGCGGAATTGGCCAGGCTGCTCCAAACGCCGGTGGTGCTGATCATCAACTGCACCAAGATGACCCGTACCGTGGCGGCCCTGGTCCTGGGCTGCCGGACCTTTGAGCCGAACCTGCGTCTGGCCGGGGTCATTCTCAATCGCACCGCCGGACCGCGCCACAAGACCATTCTCCGTCAATGCATCGAGCAGTACACGGATGTCCCGGTGGTCGGGATTCTTCCGAAGATCAAACCGGATCCCATCCCGGAACGTCACATGGGCCTTGTTTCGGACCAGGAATGCGCCGAGGCGGAAACCACCCTGCGCAACCTCGCCGCCATCGCCCGTGACTGCCTGGACATCGAGGCCATTCGCGCAATCGCCGCCAGCGCATCCGCCGTGCCTTTGCCTGATGCCCCAACAGGCAGTTCTCGTGGATGTTGCTTTACAACCGGTAACGACGCAGAAGGTGGTACTGAACCCCAAACCGGGGAGCACGAATCGCATCCGCCAAAAGAGACTGCGGAATCAGCTCTGCAGCCTCCTCGGCAAGGGAAAGCGAAGCTTGCCCCGCTCCAGGGACATACCGTGCGCATCGGAGTAGTCCGGGACGCGGCGCTCTGGTTTTATTACCGGGAGAATTTAGAGGAATTGCGACGCAATGGCGCGGAACTGGTGGAACTCAGTCTGCTCACGCCAGCGCCGTGGCCGGTAATTCACGGACTCTATCTAGGGGGCGGTTTTCCGGAAACCCAGGCCGAACAGCTGGCCCAAAACGAGGCCACGAGGGCCTTGGTCTTCCGGCTCGCTGGGCAAGGGCTGCCCATCTACGCGGAATGCGGCGGGTTCATGTACTTGGGGCAAAGCCTGATCTGCCGGGAAATCGTCTATCCCATGGCCGGGGTTTTTCCGGTCCAGACCATGCTTTGCGCCAAGCCCCAGGGGCATGGCTACACCGTGGCCAAGGTGATCCATCCCAACCCCTTTCATGCAGTAGGGCTGGAATTCACCGGCCATGAATTTCATTACTCCAAGTGCGTCACCCCGTTGCCGCCGGACGTGTCTTTTAGCTTGGAAATGCAGCGGGGAAGCGGCATCGACCAAAACCGGGACGGGCTGGTTTTCCGCAACACCTTTGCCTGCTACACCCACCTTCACGCCCTGGGAGTGCCGACCTGGGCCGTGAACTTCGTCGCGGCGGCGCGACGGTACCGGGAAAACGGACCCGAGAGCGATCAAACGTAG
- a CDS encoding AAA family ATPase — translation MLTSLAVSRFSLFAEAKLSFTPGLNVIIGENSTGKSHLLKLAYVVSALQSESSEETAPEIHFHLDERIAEKLVAVFRPNFLGGLAKRNSGRASGRSRCVVHADFQGHALRFSFAPNSRKKVVIEAHTAPKIAKSPVMLPPKEALSLFPSLVGSYERRELPMDETYYDLCRKFQAGPLKPSQLHPVASLIQELETILRGKVLLEHGRFHVITSDKGKLEIGLLAEGLRKIAQLAYLLLNGTLCRGCTLFWDEPDSNLNPRLIRKVAQALLVTAQAGIQVVIATHSLFLLRELALLNRSHAVETLYTGLEYNSSGVAAHQDEDIEGLPNIAALEEELDQSDRYLEQYLETDQAKNPENDQEPPSAHPKKALR, via the coding sequence ATGCTGACATCGCTCGCCGTTTCCCGGTTTTCCCTGTTCGCCGAGGCCAAGCTGAGCTTCACTCCCGGTTTGAACGTCATTATCGGAGAAAACAGCACGGGCAAGAGCCATCTGCTGAAACTGGCCTATGTTGTCAGCGCCCTGCAAAGCGAGAGTTCCGAGGAAACGGCTCCGGAAATCCATTTCCACCTAGACGAACGGATCGCGGAAAAATTGGTGGCCGTGTTTCGACCGAATTTTCTGGGCGGGCTGGCCAAGAGAAATTCCGGACGGGCTTCCGGGCGGTCGCGCTGCGTGGTGCACGCCGACTTCCAAGGGCATGCCCTGCGCTTCAGTTTCGCGCCCAACAGTCGCAAAAAGGTGGTCATCGAAGCGCATACTGCCCCTAAAATCGCCAAGTCTCCGGTGATGCTCCCACCCAAGGAAGCTCTGTCCCTCTTCCCGAGCCTGGTCGGCTCCTATGAACGCCGCGAGCTGCCCATGGACGAGACCTATTACGACCTGTGCCGAAAATTCCAGGCCGGACCGTTGAAACCGTCTCAATTGCACCCGGTGGCCTCCCTGATTCAAGAACTGGAGACCATTCTGCGAGGCAAGGTTCTCTTGGAGCACGGGCGTTTTCACGTCATCACCAGCGACAAAGGCAAGCTGGAAATCGGCTTGCTGGCCGAAGGGTTGCGCAAGATCGCCCAACTGGCGTACTTGTTGCTGAACGGGACCCTGTGTCGAGGATGCACGCTGTTTTGGGATGAACCGGATAGCAATCTGAACCCCAGGTTGATCCGCAAAGTTGCCCAGGCGCTGCTGGTCACGGCCCAGGCCGGAATTCAGGTGGTCATCGCCACCCACAGTCTTTTTCTGCTCAGAGAGTTGGCCCTGCTGAACCGGTCCCATGCCGTGGAGACCCTGTACACCGGACTGGAATACAACAGTTCCGGAGTCGCCGCCCACCAGGACGAAGACATCGAGGGACTGCCCAACATCGCGGCCCTGGAAGAGGAACTGGATCAGAGCGATCGCTACCTTGAGCAGTATTTGGAAACGGACCAGGCGAAAAACCCGGAAAATGACCAGGAACCTCCGAGCGCGCATCCAAAGAAGGCGCTCCGATGA
- the dsrJ gene encoding sulfate reduction electron transfer complex DsrMKJOP subunit DsrJ, translating into MYNAGKIIPGLVIFLGLVTFPFWSNIGRAAFEAPELVFPETEEECVESGDWMRANHMILLDDWRDLAVRDNLRLYSSETGKRFDMSLTKTCLSSQCHANKDTFCDRCHDALAIAPHCWDCHVVPSIGEE; encoded by the coding sequence ATGTACAACGCCGGTAAAATCATACCTGGACTGGTTATTTTTCTCGGGCTGGTGACGTTTCCGTTCTGGTCGAACATCGGCCGGGCGGCTTTCGAAGCCCCGGAACTGGTCTTTCCCGAGACTGAGGAAGAGTGCGTCGAGTCCGGAGACTGGATGCGCGCCAACCACATGATCCTGCTGGACGATTGGCGGGACCTGGCGGTTCGGGACAATCTGCGCCTGTATAGCAGTGAAACCGGAAAACGCTTCGACATGAGCCTGACCAAGACCTGCCTGTCGAGCCAGTGCCATGCCAACAAGGATACGTTCTGCGATCGATGTCACGATGCCTTGGCCATTGCCCCGCACTGCTGGGATTGCCACGTCGTACCGTCAATAGGGGAGGAATAA
- a CDS encoding tetratricopeptide repeat protein has protein sequence MTASSNIDDFIKEKKDQLAQNDDCGNSHYNLGVAYLSQRKWKEAEEEFFAAVESSPTLAEAYVQLGGIRMYQNDLEGCLYFNQKALEVRPKFPVPYGNIGFVHLQNGEPEKALEPLKQALLLQPRFIQAHTTLASAYYALGDLEKCIDHCERALKVEPRFAPAYNNLSLCYFDQGKFDLALENMDKALEYGFEVVPEFRARLEEHRS, from the coding sequence ATGACCGCGTCCTCGAACATCGACGATTTTATCAAGGAAAAAAAAGACCAGCTTGCCCAGAACGACGATTGCGGCAACTCGCACTACAATCTGGGCGTTGCCTACCTATCTCAACGCAAATGGAAGGAAGCTGAAGAGGAATTCTTCGCCGCGGTGGAGTCCTCGCCCACTTTGGCCGAAGCATACGTGCAACTGGGCGGTATCCGGATGTACCAGAACGATCTGGAGGGCTGCCTGTATTTCAACCAAAAAGCCCTGGAAGTGCGTCCCAAGTTTCCTGTACCGTACGGTAATATCGGCTTTGTGCATCTCCAGAACGGCGAGCCGGAAAAGGCGCTGGAACCGCTGAAGCAGGCCCTTTTGCTGCAACCACGATTCATCCAGGCGCATACGACCCTGGCCAGTGCCTATTATGCCCTGGGCGATCTGGAAAAGTGCATTGACCATTGTGAGCGGGCGTTGAAGGTCGAGCCTCGGTTCGCCCCTGCCTACAATAATCTTTCCCTTTGCTATTTTGACCAGGGAAAATTCGATCTGGCGCTGGAAAACATGGACAAGGCCCTGGAATATGGCTTTGAGGTGGTTCCTGAGTTCCGGGCCCGGCTCGAAGAGCACCGTTCCTGA